A stretch of Thermococcus sp. DNA encodes these proteins:
- a CDS encoding ATP-binding protein, which produces MMDETLVKRYIVEFHERDFSGVLPRELRVTNVRGKATAIIGPRRAGKTHYLFSILNDEPQKYLYVDFENPVFHPMTAREFLAVLDAYRELYPEIQKPVVMLDEVQAVPDWERLVRYLLDTGHEVYLTGSSSKLLSAEVATHLRGRALTYILFPLSFREFLLFRGVEYRGRAFYHNYVRIKHLLGEYLEYGAYPEVALAPKEARELILKEYLNVMIKRDVLERHRIRNVYLLNELLYLSLRSYSKYVSVDSLYRLLKGRLKVTKRTIANYLTYLEEAFFLFLLRKYERSPKARVVAPRKLYLIDTGLSLFGSKDVGRDVENTVFLELMRMKSSNPRLEFYYWKSPSGHEVDFVVLEGERVRELIQVSIDLSDEKTRKREFLALLNASKELKCRNLTVITLDEEGTERVELYGMKGEIRLVPLARWLLGEGGALRNEPETQSPV; this is translated from the coding sequence ATGATGGACGAAACACTGGTCAAAAGGTACATCGTTGAGTTCCACGAGAGGGACTTTTCGGGAGTACTGCCCAGGGAGCTCAGAGTAACAAACGTCAGGGGGAAGGCTACGGCCATCATCGGGCCGAGGAGGGCCGGGAAAACCCACTACCTCTTTTCCATCCTAAACGACGAGCCCCAGAAATACCTCTACGTTGACTTCGAGAATCCAGTTTTCCATCCGATGACGGCGAGGGAGTTCCTCGCTGTTCTCGACGCCTACAGAGAGTTATACCCAGAGATCCAGAAGCCCGTGGTGATGCTCGACGAAGTTCAAGCCGTCCCGGATTGGGAAAGGCTTGTACGGTATCTCCTCGACACCGGACACGAGGTTTACTTAACTGGCTCCTCCTCAAAGCTCCTATCGGCGGAAGTTGCCACTCACCTCCGCGGAAGGGCGCTCACCTACATCCTCTTCCCGCTCTCGTTCAGGGAGTTCCTTCTTTTCCGGGGCGTTGAATACAGGGGGAGGGCTTTTTACCACAACTACGTACGGATAAAGCACCTTCTCGGGGAGTACCTTGAGTACGGTGCCTATCCGGAGGTGGCACTGGCGCCCAAAGAAGCCAGGGAGCTGATACTGAAGGAATATCTTAACGTCATGATAAAGCGAGACGTCCTTGAGAGACACCGCATCAGGAACGTTTACCTCCTCAACGAGCTCCTTTATCTCTCCCTCCGGAGCTACTCGAAATACGTCTCTGTCGATTCGCTCTACCGCCTTCTCAAGGGGAGGCTCAAAGTGACGAAGAGGACGATAGCCAACTACCTGACTTACCTGGAGGAGGCTTTTTTCCTGTTCCTCCTCAGGAAGTACGAACGCTCGCCCAAAGCGAGGGTAGTTGCACCAAGAAAGCTCTACCTCATAGACACGGGGCTCTCGCTCTTTGGCTCAAAGGACGTTGGGAGGGATGTCGAAAACACCGTCTTCCTCGAGCTCATGAGGATGAAAAGCTCCAACCCGAGGCTTGAATTTTACTACTGGAAGAGTCCCTCGGGCCACGAAGTGGACTTCGTCGTACTCGAGGGCGAAAGAGTGCGGGAGCTCATCCAGGTCAGCATTGACTTAAGCGACGAAAAAACGAGAAAAAGGGAGTTTCTGGCACTCCTCAACGCTTCAAAGGAGCTCAAGTGCAGGAACCTCACGGTGATTACCCTCGATGAAGAAGGTACCGAGAGAGTCGAGCTCTACGGGATGAAGGGCGAAATCAGGCTCGTGCCGCTGGCCAGGTGGTTGCTGGGGGAGGGGGGAGCACTCAGAAATGAACCCGAGACTCAATCGCCTGTGTAG
- a CDS encoding dihydropteroate synthase-like protein, whose amino-acid sequence MHPERILLVTGRLAEPLVRKYGKGCDVFVAPVSVAAFLTPELIARYLKKAGIRSEDHDLILIPGLVRGSAQIIEDELGIPAFKGPRNAMDLPQTLKALREGFKLSKELPADDLFSIDALKKVEDIRNKTRNRTYIEKALKKPWNVLIGNLPAGRDFPARILGEVVDAPKLGVERTVEKALYYLREGADIIDVGMVAGETNPDFIEEIPEIRERLKENGFDVPVSFDSLNTAEIEKALDYADLFLSVDEGNLEELVTEKPVVLIPTNQKKGLFPTKPGERVNFLDRLKEKAFDLGYKTIIPDLILEHVPHLARSITAFQLYRERNPDDVLLAGVGNVVELYDADSAGMNALLAGIAKELSINLLLTTEVSIKARGSVRELRRAVDMNLFEMPKDLGFDLLILKEKRASEWRFEPAEKVVEAEEKQVELEPVYFRIWVEDGKIWVNAHRGTEAVLTITGDEPNAIIDTILEHFDISPRHAFYLGRELERAKTALKLRRSYVQEVELFPEFYTGD is encoded by the coding sequence ATGCACCCCGAGAGAATCCTCCTCGTCACCGGCAGGCTCGCCGAACCGCTCGTGAGAAAATATGGTAAAGGTTGCGACGTCTTCGTCGCCCCCGTGAGCGTCGCGGCTTTCCTCACGCCCGAGCTTATCGCCCGCTACCTCAAAAAGGCGGGAATCCGGAGCGAGGACCATGATCTCATTCTAATCCCGGGCCTCGTCCGCGGTTCCGCTCAAATCATAGAGGACGAGCTTGGAATTCCGGCATTCAAGGGACCGAGGAACGCGATGGACCTGCCCCAGACCCTTAAGGCTCTTCGTGAGGGCTTCAAGCTGAGCAAGGAACTTCCTGCCGACGACCTCTTCTCGATCGATGCGCTCAAGAAGGTTGAGGACATAAGGAACAAAACGCGGAACAGAACCTACATCGAGAAGGCGCTCAAAAAGCCGTGGAACGTGCTCATTGGTAACCTCCCAGCCGGCAGGGACTTCCCGGCGAGGATTCTGGGGGAAGTAGTCGATGCCCCCAAGCTCGGCGTTGAAAGGACAGTCGAGAAGGCCCTCTACTACCTCCGCGAGGGGGCGGATATAATCGACGTTGGCATGGTCGCCGGGGAGACTAACCCCGACTTCATCGAGGAAATCCCGGAAATCAGGGAGAGGCTGAAGGAGAACGGCTTCGACGTCCCGGTAAGCTTTGACTCACTGAACACGGCCGAAATCGAGAAAGCTTTGGATTACGCGGACCTCTTCCTGAGCGTTGACGAAGGCAACCTTGAGGAACTCGTGACGGAAAAGCCCGTTGTTCTAATCCCAACGAACCAGAAGAAGGGCTTATTTCCTACGAAACCAGGTGAACGTGTAAATTTCCTGGATAGGCTGAAGGAGAAAGCCTTTGATTTGGGCTACAAAACGATTATCCCCGATTTAATCCTTGAGCACGTGCCTCACCTGGCGCGTTCCATAACTGCTTTCCAGCTCTACCGCGAGAGGAACCCCGATGACGTCCTTCTGGCGGGCGTTGGGAACGTCGTTGAGCTCTACGATGCCGACAGCGCTGGAATGAACGCCCTCCTGGCTGGAATCGCGAAGGAGCTCTCGATAAACCTTCTCCTAACCACCGAAGTGAGCATTAAGGCGAGGGGCTCGGTGAGGGAACTGAGGCGGGCAGTAGATATGAACCTCTTCGAGATGCCCAAAGACCTTGGCTTTGACCTCCTGATCCTCAAGGAGAAGAGGGCAAGCGAGTGGCGGTTCGAGCCGGCTGAGAAAGTCGTCGAGGCCGAGGAAAAGCAGGTCGAGCTTGAACCGGTTTACTTCCGCATCTGGGTTGAAGACGGGAAAATCTGGGTGAACGCCCACCGCGGGACTGAGGCAGTCCTTACGATAACCGGGGATGAGCCGAACGCGATAATCGACACCATCCTGGAGCACTTCGATATAAGCCCAAGACATGCTTTCTACCTCGGCCGGGAGCTTGAGAGGGCTAAGACTGCGTTGAAGTTGAGGAGGAGCTACGTCCAGGAGGTCGAGCTTTTTCCGGAGTTCTACACAGGCGATTGA
- a CDS encoding DUF835 domain-containing protein, whose product MKNKENAPGSMRDIVEVLKNKSPKELLSYAIFNELEEAEYYSKLAAKAGRASVKALFLKMSEDSKNHHDWLYRLFKKMYPGEEPVKVDAPPVEVAPFYSEFQSVEDYISALKYCMDSELFAKKTYELLAKVASDEDSRDLALNLAAMEEDHYQSLRKMYELMLSLEEEEILPEKLEPGGYLFTDELKAKYFLIDLINVGVRLSVAVRENPKKFLEMFGGADIEVVWITKTEVENSIRPEEIPILKKRFCRFLKETSERDETGAVFLQNLGYLALELGFKDMMDVVLYLKDCALLHDGYVLATAVKDAFSPREWALLTSELRRIS is encoded by the coding sequence ATGAAAAACAAGGAGAATGCCCCGGGCAGCATGCGTGATATTGTGGAGGTTCTGAAAAACAAGTCTCCCAAGGAGCTTCTGAGCTACGCAATATTCAACGAGCTGGAGGAGGCGGAGTACTATTCCAAGCTCGCGGCCAAAGCTGGTAGGGCGAGCGTTAAGGCACTGTTCCTGAAGATGAGCGAGGACAGCAAGAACCACCACGACTGGCTGTACAGGCTCTTTAAGAAGATGTATCCCGGTGAGGAACCGGTTAAGGTCGATGCTCCGCCCGTTGAGGTTGCCCCGTTTTATTCCGAATTCCAGAGCGTTGAGGATTACATATCCGCCCTGAAGTACTGTATGGATAGCGAGCTGTTCGCGAAGAAAACCTACGAACTCCTGGCAAAGGTTGCCAGCGATGAGGACAGCCGGGATTTGGCCCTAAACCTGGCCGCAATGGAGGAGGATCATTACCAGTCGCTCCGCAAGATGTACGAGCTCATGCTCTCCCTGGAGGAGGAAGAGATACTCCCAGAAAAGCTCGAACCCGGGGGATACCTTTTCACGGACGAGCTCAAGGCAAAGTACTTCCTCATAGACCTGATCAATGTTGGGGTGAGGCTCTCCGTGGCCGTCAGGGAAAACCCCAAAAAATTCCTTGAGATGTTTGGTGGGGCAGATATCGAAGTTGTCTGGATAACCAAAACTGAAGTGGAGAACTCAATTCGACCGGAGGAGATACCCATCCTCAAGAAGAGATTCTGCAGGTTTCTGAAGGAAACCTCCGAGAGGGACGAGACCGGGGCGGTGTTTCTCCAAAATCTCGGCTACTTGGCGCTTGAGCTGGGCTTCAAGGACATGATGGATGTGGTTCTCTATCTGAAGGACTGTGCCCTACTTCACGACGGGTATGTGCTGGCAACGGCGGTTAAGGATGCGTTCAGTCCGCGCGAGTGGGCGCTTCTGACGTCGGAACTCAGAAGGATATCCTGA
- the dapA gene encoding 4-hydroxy-tetrahydrodipicolinate synthase, giving the protein MPMLEGVFVPHVTPFDENEEIDESALRELVNHFINAGLNGLVSLGSNGEFPYLSFEEKLKVVETVLDEANGRVPVVAGATENSTRETLRLGKVLLDIGADALLVGPPYYFKPSSEELFAHYSALAERLDGEILLYNVPKFTGINIPIDVIERLANEHSNIIGIKDSSGSMGRITELVRRLGDRFTILAGTADVMYPSWVVGAHGAVVAVANVAPELCVGLWRAFREGNHRKARELQLRVNLINEVVVKRYNQISAVKAAMEMRGLKVGKPRLPSLPLEKDAVEDIRNALAEAGIL; this is encoded by the coding sequence ATGCCTATGCTGGAAGGAGTCTTCGTCCCCCACGTCACGCCCTTCGATGAGAACGAGGAGATAGACGAGTCAGCTCTCAGAGAACTCGTGAACCACTTCATCAATGCCGGCCTCAACGGCCTCGTATCCCTCGGCAGCAACGGTGAGTTCCCCTACCTGAGCTTCGAGGAGAAGCTTAAGGTCGTTGAGACCGTCTTGGACGAGGCGAACGGCAGGGTTCCCGTTGTTGCAGGTGCCACCGAGAACTCCACCAGAGAAACACTGAGGCTCGGAAAGGTTCTCCTCGACATCGGAGCCGATGCCCTGCTCGTAGGCCCGCCGTACTACTTCAAGCCCTCCTCAGAGGAGCTCTTCGCCCACTACTCGGCTCTAGCTGAGAGGCTCGACGGTGAGATACTCCTCTACAACGTCCCCAAGTTCACTGGAATAAACATTCCCATCGACGTCATCGAGCGTCTCGCTAATGAGCATTCCAACATAATCGGCATAAAGGATTCAAGCGGGAGCATGGGGAGGATAACCGAGCTTGTGAGGCGCCTTGGAGACAGGTTCACGATCCTCGCCGGAACCGCCGACGTCATGTATCCCTCATGGGTCGTGGGCGCTCACGGTGCCGTAGTTGCCGTTGCCAACGTCGCCCCGGAGCTATGTGTAGGACTCTGGAGGGCCTTCAGGGAAGGAAACCACCGGAAGGCCAGGGAACTCCAGCTCCGTGTCAACCTGATAAATGAGGTTGTCGTGAAGAGGTACAACCAGATAAGCGCGGTAAAGGCCGCGATGGAGATGAGGGGCCTGAAAGTCGGAAAGCCGAGGCTGCCTTCTCTGCCCCTGGAAAAAGATGCAGTCGAGGATATAAGGAATGCCCTCGCGGAAGCGGGGATTCTCTGA
- a CDS encoding ATP-binding protein, whose amino-acid sequence MRIRKFVNRKKELETLERLYGRDGFTLVLVTGRRRIGKSRLVREFLKGKKAISVQFEKRLWEYNLNKLNKAIGEHFGIPAPNFSTFSDAFRFIASQSRRRLIVFLDEFSYLLRYSEVEAEFQSIVDEILAESNVMLILSASSVGLLKRSFFDYSSPLYGRSDATLNLPPLSFKHLFEWFEDISPENAVKVYAVTSGVPRYLELFEGRDVEGEIRANFFDPNSFLFHEAKELLEEEFREPETYYTLLEAIAKGKTRVNEIAQHAFLEPKNTARYLRILEDLGILKRELPAGRKAKRGIYRFKDLYFAFWFRFVAPYFEEIESGFPEGALEEFEREFNHYLGSAFEEVAKQFLIELNRKEKLPFRFTKIGRWWHRDKEIDLVALNEREKKALFVEVKWKNLSKREARGILRELERKAELVGLDGWEKRYGLVAKKVEGKDELREVDWLVWDLRDFERLISN is encoded by the coding sequence ATGAGGATTCGAAAATTTGTTAACCGAAAGAAGGAGCTTGAGACCCTTGAAAGGCTCTACGGGAGGGACGGTTTTACCCTCGTCCTTGTCACGGGACGGAGAAGGATAGGAAAGAGCCGTCTCGTTCGTGAGTTTCTGAAGGGGAAGAAGGCCATAAGCGTCCAGTTTGAGAAGAGGCTCTGGGAGTACAATTTGAATAAGCTCAACAAGGCCATAGGAGAACACTTTGGAATTCCAGCTCCAAACTTCTCCACCTTCAGCGACGCCTTCCGCTTCATCGCTTCTCAATCGAGGCGTAGGCTCATCGTCTTCCTCGACGAGTTCTCCTACCTGCTCCGCTATTCTGAGGTGGAAGCCGAGTTCCAGAGCATAGTTGACGAAATACTCGCGGAGAGCAACGTTATGCTAATCCTCTCCGCCTCCTCCGTCGGCCTGCTCAAGAGGAGCTTCTTCGACTACTCCAGCCCGCTTTACGGGAGGAGCGACGCGACGCTGAACCTCCCGCCCCTAAGCTTCAAGCACCTCTTCGAGTGGTTTGAGGACATCTCACCAGAGAATGCCGTGAAAGTTTATGCCGTAACATCCGGCGTTCCCCGCTACCTTGAGCTCTTCGAGGGGAGGGACGTTGAGGGTGAGATAAGGGCCAACTTCTTCGATCCTAACTCCTTCCTCTTCCACGAGGCCAAAGAGCTCCTTGAGGAGGAGTTCCGGGAGCCTGAAACGTACTACACTCTCCTTGAGGCTATCGCTAAGGGAAAGACGAGGGTGAACGAGATAGCCCAGCACGCCTTCCTTGAGCCCAAGAACACCGCGAGGTACCTGAGAATCCTCGAAGACCTTGGGATACTGAAGAGGGAGCTTCCAGCTGGCAGAAAGGCGAAGAGGGGCATCTACCGCTTTAAAGACCTCTACTTCGCCTTCTGGTTCCGGTTTGTAGCTCCGTACTTCGAGGAGATAGAGAGCGGCTTCCCCGAGGGCGCGCTGGAGGAGTTCGAAAGGGAGTTCAACCACTACCTCGGCTCTGCCTTTGAAGAGGTGGCGAAGCAGTTTCTAATCGAGCTGAACAGAAAAGAAAAGCTTCCCTTCAGGTTCACTAAAATAGGAAGGTGGTGGCATAGGGATAAGGAGATTGATCTGGTGGCTTTGAACGAGAGGGAGAAAAAGGCTTTGTTCGTTGAGGTTAAGTGGAAAAACCTGAGCAAGAGAGAAGCTAGGGGAATTTTGAGGGAGTTGGAGAGGAAGGCCGAGCTTGTGGGATTGGATGGGTGGGAGAAGAGATACGGGCTTGTCGCGAAGAAGGTCGAGGGAAAGGACGAGCTTAGGGAAGTGGACTGGCTGGTCTGGGATTTGAGGGACTTCGAAAGGCTTATCTCCAATTAG
- a CDS encoding YchF/TatD family DNA exonuclease: MIDAHAHIEMFKGKAGEVVEESRKRLKAVVDSITEYRKFHVWKSWELLRPHFGFVFPTLGYAPNEARRGNWKKVGKVETFIREHAGEIVALGEIGLDFYYATTEAERKNQREIFHHFLDLAVELDLPVVLHARDAEREVFEEVQRAGVKAYFHSYSGPKELALEVAENGHIIGINTGIDFIPTVREAAEALPLESIVVETDSPYMSPYKGERNYPWNVEYAVRKIAELKGTEFEEVERTTEKNAVEFFGLRL, encoded by the coding sequence ATGATAGACGCCCACGCCCACATCGAGATGTTCAAGGGAAAAGCTGGAGAAGTCGTCGAGGAGAGCAGGAAGCGCCTGAAGGCGGTAGTTGATTCGATAACCGAGTACAGGAAGTTCCACGTCTGGAAGAGCTGGGAACTGCTACGACCCCACTTCGGCTTCGTCTTTCCAACCCTGGGCTATGCTCCGAACGAAGCGAGAAGGGGCAACTGGAAGAAAGTTGGAAAGGTGGAGACCTTCATCCGCGAGCACGCCGGCGAGATAGTTGCCCTCGGCGAGATAGGACTGGACTTCTACTACGCCACCACCGAGGCCGAGAGAAAGAACCAGAGGGAGATTTTCCACCACTTCCTTGACCTGGCCGTTGAGCTTGACCTCCCGGTTGTCCTCCACGCCCGCGATGCCGAGCGGGAGGTCTTTGAGGAGGTTCAGAGGGCAGGGGTCAAGGCTTATTTCCACTCCTACAGCGGGCCGAAGGAGCTTGCCCTTGAGGTAGCGGAGAACGGCCACATAATCGGCATCAACACTGGGATAGACTTCATCCCGACAGTCAGGGAGGCGGCAGAGGCTCTTCCGCTTGAGAGCATTGTGGTGGAAACCGATTCACCGTACATGAGCCCGTACAAGGGCGAGAGGAACTACCCATGGAACGTGGAGTACGCGGTTAGAAAGATAGCGGAGCTTAAAGGCACGGAGTTCGAAGAGGTGGAGAGGACAACCGAAAAAAACGCCGTGGAGTTTTTTGGTTTGAGGCTCTGA
- a CDS encoding tetratricopeptide repeat protein — MEIRSLLKALSSEANLQILSVLRSGSFHPRELARLLQRDESDISRRLKNLERLGLVEGRWVRVDGKNVRIYSLKVGELSITFEPGEVRVKTGGETSYKFPIRWEKRPNVDLFVGREEELKVLRNSKGVVVVYGIAGIGKTTLVARAFPEAYWYSMTGMEDFDYLAWQFGLFLNSFGWTNLIDYLRSGGREEGEILELVLEGLENTRSTVVIDDLHKCEDERVFRMLSYLAPKLEEGRVVVTTRVRPNLGIEGVVYIHLKGLEPEEAYQLVRLKGKEIPPEEFAGIYELTLGHPLAINLVIESSGLQEKGRENLFDFLFNEVYQRLGDDERRMLSLLSLFEEPLEYEAVRFLYGSKNSFPVLYSLIRRGLVERRGDYYFLHEMIKGFARQVGEIDERSAYLRYIRYLLERPAPRSFLLAFKYAVKAGARDMVRDLVLLRIRKFRRIVTDFSRAYLRLLSEVADDPHAKLEMGMVHFQNGLFEKAKKLWLEAEPELEGVFKAEVEALMADLSIELTDFESAREYLEKTRKLAEELNDTYVWLSYYIERTKYEFYQGNLEGALESAFKELELVRKLKDIEEEPLVLLHVGDIYAEMGHYLKAIRYYEEAMRLSRAYGIRSLEHTSYMELTKGYYGLGEYEKAVEYATKAAEYFLKVRNYRRAVDTMAYRCVSYIALGELDKAEADAREIIRIAQSTGYPLGWAGYLFLGAVEKLRGGDGNEYFEMGKEKLREYEWLYRAVLEGLGKVFDVSWLKKGD, encoded by the coding sequence ATGGAGATACGATCCCTGCTCAAGGCCCTTTCCAGCGAGGCTAACCTCCAGATACTTTCCGTACTCAGATCTGGATCTTTCCATCCTAGGGAGCTCGCCCGGCTTCTCCAGAGGGACGAGAGTGACATTTCCAGGCGCCTCAAGAACCTTGAGAGGCTCGGTCTTGTTGAAGGGAGATGGGTTCGAGTAGATGGAAAAAACGTCAGGATATACTCTCTAAAGGTCGGCGAGCTGAGCATAACCTTTGAACCGGGGGAGGTGAGGGTCAAGACGGGTGGAGAAACTTCCTACAAGTTCCCGATAAGGTGGGAGAAGAGGCCCAATGTTGACCTCTTCGTAGGCAGGGAGGAAGAGCTAAAAGTTCTCAGGAACTCCAAGGGAGTTGTCGTTGTTTACGGCATCGCTGGAATTGGAAAGACAACGCTTGTTGCCAGGGCATTTCCTGAGGCCTACTGGTACTCGATGACGGGCATGGAGGACTTCGACTACCTGGCCTGGCAGTTTGGGCTTTTCCTGAACTCCTTCGGCTGGACAAACTTAATAGACTACTTGAGGAGCGGTGGGAGGGAGGAGGGCGAGATTTTAGAGCTCGTTTTGGAGGGACTTGAGAACACCAGAAGCACGGTCGTTATAGATGACCTCCACAAGTGTGAGGACGAGAGGGTTTTTAGGATGCTCTCCTACCTTGCCCCCAAGCTCGAAGAGGGAAGGGTTGTCGTTACAACGAGGGTGAGGCCAAACCTTGGAATAGAGGGTGTTGTCTACATCCACCTCAAGGGCCTTGAGCCGGAGGAAGCCTACCAGCTGGTCCGGCTCAAAGGAAAGGAAATTCCTCCCGAGGAGTTCGCCGGCATTTACGAGCTGACCCTTGGACACCCACTCGCAATAAACCTGGTCATAGAAAGTTCGGGCCTTCAGGAAAAGGGTAGGGAAAATCTCTTTGACTTTCTCTTCAACGAGGTCTATCAGAGGCTCGGAGATGATGAGAGGAGAATGCTCTCGCTCCTCTCCCTTTTCGAAGAGCCCCTCGAATACGAGGCCGTGAGGTTCCTCTACGGGAGCAAGAACTCCTTCCCTGTGCTCTATTCCCTCATAAGGAGGGGGCTCGTTGAAAGGAGAGGCGACTACTACTTCCTCCACGAGATGATAAAGGGCTTCGCCAGGCAGGTCGGGGAGATCGATGAGAGGAGTGCCTACCTCAGATACATAAGATACCTCCTCGAAAGGCCTGCGCCGAGGAGCTTTCTTCTGGCCTTCAAGTACGCGGTGAAGGCAGGTGCGAGGGACATGGTCAGGGATCTCGTCCTCCTCCGCATCAGGAAGTTCCGCCGAATCGTTACGGACTTCTCAAGGGCATACCTCAGGCTACTCTCCGAGGTTGCCGACGACCCACACGCAAAGCTCGAAATGGGCATGGTGCACTTCCAGAACGGGCTGTTCGAGAAGGCCAAGAAACTGTGGCTGGAGGCCGAGCCGGAACTTGAGGGTGTATTTAAAGCCGAGGTGGAGGCCCTGATGGCCGACCTGTCAATAGAACTCACCGACTTCGAGAGTGCCAGGGAATACCTAGAAAAAACGAGAAAGCTGGCAGAAGAGCTGAACGATACATACGTCTGGCTCTCTTACTATATAGAGAGAACCAAGTACGAGTTCTACCAGGGAAACCTTGAAGGGGCTTTGGAGAGCGCCTTCAAGGAGCTCGAACTGGTGAGGAAGCTGAAGGACATCGAGGAAGAGCCATTGGTTCTGCTCCACGTCGGAGACATATACGCAGAGATGGGACACTACCTGAAGGCGATACGCTACTACGAGGAAGCCATGAGACTCTCAAGGGCCTACGGGATACGTTCTCTGGAGCACACCTCTTATATGGAGCTCACAAAAGGGTATTACGGGCTTGGGGAGTATGAAAAGGCCGTGGAATACGCCACAAAGGCCGCCGAGTACTTCCTGAAAGTCAGAAACTACAGAAGGGCCGTCGACACGATGGCCTACCGGTGTGTGTCATACATCGCCCTCGGAGAGCTGGATAAGGCCGAGGCCGATGCGAGGGAAATTATAAGAATAGCCCAGAGCACGGGTTACCCCCTCGGCTGGGCGGGCTATCTCTTCCTCGGTGCCGTGGAGAAGCTCAGGGGAGGGGACGGGAACGAGTACTTTGAGATGGGGAAGGAAAAGCTCCGTGAGTATGAGTGGCTTTACAGGGCCGTCCTTGAGGGGTTGGGGAAGGTATTTGACGTTTCGTGGCTGAAGAAGGGAGACTAA
- a CDS encoding MBL fold metallo-hydrolase, with translation MRISRIEEFPRELVPVEIPPHTVMLRGIGWDSNVYLVRSGEDALIIDTGTGVNWHAYAQIWEREGYLTGIRRAVIFNTHEHFDHVGGNGAVKRWLEGKGAEVLFAAHETTAGVLERGDDYVILAYAYGRKFEPQAVDIHLREGDTLRVGSLELELVHTPGHTAGSSCLYLDDGETRIMFTGDTLFNGTVGRTDLPTGNGWKLQESLEKLAEYDVDFGLPGHGWAIKEWKENIRDILGWL, from the coding sequence GTGAGAATAAGCCGAATTGAGGAGTTTCCAAGGGAGCTGGTACCGGTTGAGATTCCTCCCCACACCGTGATGCTCAGGGGTATCGGATGGGATTCCAACGTGTACCTCGTGAGAAGTGGGGAGGATGCCCTCATAATAGACACAGGTACGGGGGTTAACTGGCACGCCTATGCCCAGATCTGGGAGAGGGAGGGCTACCTCACGGGAATAAGGAGGGCGGTGATCTTTAACACCCACGAGCACTTCGACCACGTTGGGGGCAACGGGGCGGTGAAGAGATGGCTTGAGGGGAAAGGGGCCGAGGTTCTCTTCGCGGCCCACGAAACTACCGCGGGGGTTCTTGAGAGGGGAGACGACTACGTTATCCTCGCATACGCCTACGGGAGGAAGTTTGAGCCGCAGGCGGTGGACATCCATCTGAGAGAGGGTGACACGCTCAGGGTGGGCTCGCTGGAGCTAGAGCTGGTTCACACGCCCGGCCACACCGCCGGGAGCTCCTGCCTCTACCTCGACGACGGAGAAACGAGGATCATGTTCACGGGAGACACCCTTTTCAACGGCACGGTTGGCAGGACTGATCTGCCGACCGGAAACGGCTGGAAGCTCCAGGAGAGCCTTGAAAAGCTGGCGGAGTACGATGTTGACTTCGGCCTCCCCGGGCACGGTTGGGCCATCAAAGAGTGGAAGGAGAACATCAGGGACATCCTGGGGTGGCTCTGA
- a CDS encoding DUF3216 domain-containing protein has product MAVEVPEVVEVRKLLEELDEKALIARLDSFVRLNEGLETKKGEDFIKVSILGFLEGTLVSLRRKYPENEKVEGLLERVSKRRAELDTKFRKPKPPIFENME; this is encoded by the coding sequence ATGGCCGTTGAGGTTCCTGAGGTTGTAGAGGTCAGGAAGCTTCTCGAAGAGCTCGACGAAAAAGCGCTCATAGCAAGGCTTGACTCATTCGTGAGGCTCAATGAGGGGTTGGAGACCAAGAAAGGCGAGGATTTCATAAAGGTTTCCATCCTGGGCTTCCTTGAGGGAACACTGGTGAGCCTGAGGAGGAAGTACCCGGAGAATGAAAAAGTTGAGGGGCTCCTGGAAAGGGTAAGCAAAAGAAGGGCCGAGCTCGATACCAAATTCAGGAAGCCCAAGCCCCCCATCTTCGAAAACATGGAGTGA
- a CDS encoding DUF504 domain-containing protein yields the protein MRKGSVKEVLAKIKYDPREEESDYYIVIEHRGAYGDIKKIPVELIELGRGYFFVGEAQIPYHRILRVVKKDGTVVWETRKL from the coding sequence ATGAGGAAGGGTTCGGTCAAGGAAGTGCTGGCCAAGATAAAGTACGACCCCCGGGAGGAGGAGAGCGATTATTACATCGTCATCGAGCACCGCGGGGCATACGGCGACATCAAGAAAATCCCTGTGGAGTTGATAGAGCTAGGGCGCGGATACTTCTTCGTGGGAGAGGCACAGATACCATACCACCGCATCCTGAGGGTCGTCAAAAAGGACGGAACCGTGGTGTGGGAAACACGGAAGCTTTGA